The Pseudomonas sp. MH9.2 genomic interval TGCCGAACGGGCTGCGGGTTGTGCTGTGTCATGCCCCGCGCCTGAAACGCTGCGCGGCAGCCTTGCGAGTGGCGGCTGGCAGTCATGACGTACCTGCGATGTGGCCAGGCCTGGCGCACTTTCTTGAGCATCTGTTTTTCCTCGGTACCGAGCAGTTTCCAGCCGAAGAGAATCTGATGGCCTTCGTCCAGCGCCATGGTGGACAGGTCAATGCCAGCACCCGAGAGCGCACCACGGACTTCTTCTTCGAACTACCGCAGCCTGTGTTTGCCCAAGGGCTGGAGCGCTTGTGTGAAATGCTCGCTCATCCGCGCATGACCCCGGCCGCTCAACTGCGCGAGCGTGAAGTGCTGCATGCCGAGTTCATCGCGTGGTCTCGGGATGCCGAGGTCCGTTATCAAACAGACTTGATCCAACCCCTTTCAGCGCGACATCCACTGCGCGCGTTTCATGCCGGTAATCGCTACAGCCTGCCGGTACCACGTCGGGCCTTTCAGCAGGCCTTGCACGACTTTTATCAGCGCTTCTATCAGGCCGGGCAGATGACCTTGAGCCTGACCGGTCCGCAACCGCTGGCCGAGTTGAAAGCCCTGGCCACGGCGTATGGCAGCTGCATCGGCGCAGGGGAAAAGACTGAACAGTCCAAGTCAGCGCCATTGATGAGCGGAGCGCCCCGCCCGCAGCCCATTGCCGATCCGCGTCGGCTGCATCTGGTTTTTGCGTGCGAAGACTTACCGGAGTCCAGCCCCGACGCGGTGGCGTTTTTCTGTACCTGGCTGGCCGCCGCACACCCTGGCAGTTTGCTGTTCGAACTGCGTGAACGCGGCTTGATCGAATCGCTCAGCGCCGCACCGCTGTATCAGTTCGATCAACAACTGTTGCTCAATATCGAGTGCGTATTGACTGTCGACGGCATTGGACAGCGCAGGCAGATCACCGCGTTGTTCTTTGACTGGCTGGCGTTCTTCAAGGCCCAAGACGACTGGTCGACCCTGCGTGAAGAATACGCGCTGCTGCAACAACGCCGCTTGGCGGTGGGTAGTGCCCTCGATCTGGCACGGCATTTTAGTGAGCACCTTGAGCGGGCGGATTGGCTGTTGCCCCTAAACGCCCTGCTCACCCAATTGCAGCCCTCGCGGGTGTTGCATCCGCTGGCTGACGCCGCTGTGGATAACTCGAGCACCGGACAGGTTGCGTGGCGCTTACCTGAACCCAATCCATTCCTGCGCCCCGCCACGCCGCCGGTCTTGAGCGTGCCAGCGGCGGCGTCCATGCACTTCAGCGAAGTCCTGCCCTGCGACGCCGGCGAAGGGGCGATTTTCCTGCGCTGGCGACTGGACGCGGCGCATCCCGACCTCTGGCAGATGCTCAACGACAGCCTGAAAACCCTCTGTGATACCGCGCAACAAGCGGGGGTCAGCCTTGGATTCAGTGCGTACGGCCATTTTTGGCAACTCAAGCTAAGCGGCTTGTCTGCACCGATGCCAGCCATCCTCCGTCACGCCTTGCACTTACTGACGGCACCCGACAGCAACACCTTGGCACAATATGGTCAAGCCAGCACCGAGCCCCCCCAGATTCCGATCCGACAGTTGCTCAAGCGCTTGCCGGATGCCTGCCAAGGCCCTGTTGTGTGCGTTCACGCCAACAATTTACCGGCCCTGTGGTCAACCGCGCAGTGGATGGGTTTCGCTGTCGGTCTGTCAGACGATGGCCGCGCCACGCTGAATGCCGAGCTGAAGCTGATGCCCGGCACGCTCGATGACCAGCCCTTGAAAGCGCCGCTCCCTCGGCCGGGTAAACACTGGCACACAGAGCCGTCGGAATCATCTGAAAATGCAGTGCTACTGTTCTGCCCCGCGCCGAGCCAAAACCTGTTTGACGAAGCCGCCTGGCGCGTATTGGCGCACCTCGGCCAAGCGCCCTTCTATCAACGCCTGCGAGTCGAACTGCAACTGGGCTATGCCGTATTCAGCGGCTTTCGGCAGGTAGCCGGGCAAGCGGGATGGCTGTTGGGTGTGCAGTCGCCCAGCGCCACGGCAGCCGACATCATCAATCATCTGCAGGAGTTCATCAGCCGCTTGCCGACGTTGATCTACGAAGCGAATCTGCCGCTACAGCAGCAAGCATTGGCCGCGCAGTTCGAGACAGCCGCCATGGACCTCCTGCAAGCCAGCGAATGGCTCTGGCAGGCGCACCTTGCCGGGCATGACGAAGAGTATCCGCGCCATTTGCAAACGGCTCTTTTATGCATCAATCAGCAACAATTACTGCGCGCCGCTGATCAGCTAGTGAATGCGACCGACGGCTGGCTATGCCTGGCTAACCGCTTGAGCCCGAGCCTTCCCTGGCAAGCGGACGGGTGACTATCCTCCATTCTGCAATTGGCTATGTTGAAAATTGCGGCGTATACAGGGACAAGAGTTTAGTAACATAGCTACCTAAGCATCTGAACGTCTCCCTGCGAAGGTGGACTAAAGATGTAGTTATCCCTGCTGTACCTACTCTAAAGGAGTCTTTTATGTGGACTAAACCTGCTTACACTGATCTGCGGATCGGCTTCGAAGTCACCATGTACTTCGCAAGCCGTTGATGTCGACGCGGTCTAACGCCTCGGCTCGCCGGGGCGTTTTTGTTTATAGCGTCATTGAAACCCAAATTTCGAACCTCGCGTGGTGGAGCTGATATGTACATCCAGATTCTAGGTTCCGCCGCGGGTGGTGGCTTCCCTCAGTGGAACTGCAACTGCACCAACTGCGCGGGTTTTCGCGACGGTAGCCTGCGGGCTGTGGCTCGCACTCAATCCTCCATCGCCCTGTCGGACGACGGCGTGCATTGGGTGTTGTGCAACGCCTCACCAGATATCCGCGCACAACTCCAAAGCTTCGCGCCCATGCAGCCGGGCCGTGCCCTGCGTGACACCGGCATCAACGCCATCGTGTTGATGGACAGCCAGATCGACCACACCACTGGCCTGCTCAGCCTGCGCGAAGGCTGCCCGCATCAGGTCTGGTGCACCGACATGGTTCATGAGGACCTGAGCACCGGCTTCCCGCTGTTCCCCATGCTGACCCACTGGAACGGCGGCCTGAACTGGAATCGCATTGAGCTTGAGGGCAGCTTTGTCATCCCCGCCTGCCCGAATCTGCGTTTCACC includes:
- the pqqF gene encoding pyrroloquinoline quinone biosynthesis protein PqqF, whose translation is MPALNSHTVEHLTLPNGLRVVLCHAPRLKRCAAALRVAAGSHDVPAMWPGLAHFLEHLFFLGTEQFPAEENLMAFVQRHGGQVNASTRERTTDFFFELPQPVFAQGLERLCEMLAHPRMTPAAQLREREVLHAEFIAWSRDAEVRYQTDLIQPLSARHPLRAFHAGNRYSLPVPRRAFQQALHDFYQRFYQAGQMTLSLTGPQPLAELKALATAYGSCIGAGEKTEQSKSAPLMSGAPRPQPIADPRRLHLVFACEDLPESSPDAVAFFCTWLAAAHPGSLLFELRERGLIESLSAAPLYQFDQQLLLNIECVLTVDGIGQRRQITALFFDWLAFFKAQDDWSTLREEYALLQQRRLAVGSALDLARHFSEHLERADWLLPLNALLTQLQPSRVLHPLADAAVDNSSTGQVAWRLPEPNPFLRPATPPVLSVPAAASMHFSEVLPCDAGEGAIFLRWRLDAAHPDLWQMLNDSLKTLCDTAQQAGVSLGFSAYGHFWQLKLSGLSAPMPAILRHALHLLTAPDSNTLAQYGQASTEPPQIPIRQLLKRLPDACQGPVVCVHANNLPALWSTAQWMGFAVGLSDDGRATLNAELKLMPGTLDDQPLKAPLPRPGKHWHTEPSESSENAVLLFCPAPSQNLFDEAAWRVLAHLGQAPFYQRLRVELQLGYAVFSGFRQVAGQAGWLLGVQSPSATAADIINHLQEFISRLPTLIYEANLPLQQQALAAQFETAAMDLLQASEWLWQAHLAGHDEEYPRHLQTALLCINQQQLLRAADQLVNATDGWLCLANRLSPSLPWQADG
- the pqqA gene encoding pyrroloquinoline quinone precursor peptide PqqA → MWTKPAYTDLRIGFEVTMYFASR
- the pqqB gene encoding pyrroloquinoline quinone biosynthesis protein PqqB translates to MYIQILGSAAGGGFPQWNCNCTNCAGFRDGSLRAVARTQSSIALSDDGVHWVLCNASPDIRAQLQSFAPMQPGRALRDTGINAIVLMDSQIDHTTGLLSLREGCPHQVWCTDMVHEDLSTGFPLFPMLTHWNGGLNWNRIELEGSFVIPACPNLRFTPFPLRSAAPPYSPHRFDPHPGDNIGLIVEDLKTGGKLFYAPGLGKVDEALIQKMRAADCLLVDGTMWEDDEMLRRGVGTRTGREMGHLSQNGPGGMLEVLEQLPEQRKVLIHINNTNPILDEDSPERAELARRNVEVAYDGMSIEL